A genomic region of Macaca thibetana thibetana isolate TM-01 chromosome 14, ASM2454274v1, whole genome shotgun sequence contains the following coding sequences:
- the CCS gene encoding copper chaperone for superoxide dismutase, which translates to MASDSGNQGTLCTLEFAVQMTCQSCVDAVRKSLQGVAGVQDVEVHLENQMVLVHTTLPSQEVQALLEGTGRQAVLKGMGSDQLHNLGAAVAILGGPGTVQGVVRFLQLSPERCLIEGTIDGLEPGLHGLHVHQYGDLTNNCNSCGDHFNPDGASHGGPQDSDRHRGDLGNVHADADGCAIFRMEDEKLKVWDVIGRSLVIDEGEDDLGRGGHPLSKITGNSGQRLACGIIARSAGLFQNPKQICSCDGLTIWEERGRPIAGKGRKESAQPPAHL; encoded by the exons ATGGCTTCGGACTCGGGGAACCAGGGGACCCTCTGCACG TTGGAGTTCGCGGTGCAGATGACCTGTCAGAGCTGTGTGGACGCGGTGCGCAAGTCCCTGCAAGGGGTGGCAG gTGTCCAGGATGTGGAGGTGCACTTGGAGAATCAGATGGTCTTGGTACACACCACTCTGCCCAGCCAGGAGGTGCAGGCTCTCCTGGAAGGCACGGGGCGGCAGGCAGTACTCAAGGGCATGGGCAGCGACCAGTTGC ATAATCTGGGGGCAGCAGTGGCCATCCTGGGAGGGCCTGGCACCGTGCAGGGGGTGGTGCGCTTCCTACAGCTGAGCCCTGAGCGCTGCCTCATCGAGGGAACTATTGACGGCCTGGAGCCTGGGCTGCATGGACTCCATGTCCATCAGTACGGGGACCTCACAAACAACTGCAACAG cTGTGGGGACCACTTTAACCCTGATGGAGCATCTCATGGGGGCCCCCAGGACTCTGACCGG CACCGCGGAGACCTGGGCAATGTCCATGCTGATGCTGACGGCTGCGCCATCTTCAGAATGGAGGATGAGAAGCTGAAG GTGTGGGATGTGATTGGCCGCAGCCTGGTTATTGATGAGGGAGAAGATGACCTAGGCCGGGGAGGCCATCCCTTATCCAAGATCACAGGGAACTCTGGGCAGAG GTTGGCCTGCGGCATCATTGCACGCTCTGCTGGCCTCTTCCAGAACCCCAAGCAGATCTGCTCTTGCGATGGCCTCACCATCTGGGAGGAGCGAGGCCGGCCCATCGCTGGCAAGGGCCGAAAGGAGTCAgcccagccccctgcccacctTTGA
- the LOC126935346 gene encoding RNA-binding protein 14 isoform X2 — translation MEKEADAKAAIAQLNGKEVKGKRINVELSTKGQKKGPGLAVQSGDKTKKPGAGDTAFPGTGGFSATFDYQQAFGNSTGGFDGQARQPTPPFFGRDRSPLRRSPPRASYVAPLTAQPATYRAQPSVSLGAAYRAQPSASLGVGYRTQPMTAQAASYRAQPSVSLGAPYRGQLASPSSQSAAASSLGPYGGAQPSASALSSYGGQAAAASSLNSYGAQGSSLASYGNQPSSYGAQAASSYGVRAAASSYNTQGAASSLGSYGAQAASYGAQSAASSLAYGAQAASYNAQPSASYNAQSAPYAAQQAASYSSQPAAYVAQPATAAAYASQPAAYAAQATTPMAGSYGAQPVVQTQLNSYGAQASMGLSGSYGAQSAAAATGSYGAAAAYGAQPSATLAAPYRTQSSASLAASYAAQQHPQAAASYRGQPGNAYDGAGQPSAAYLSMSQGAVANANSTPPPYERTRLSPPRASYDDPYKKAVAMSKRYGSDRRLAELSDYRRLSESQLSFRRSPTKSSLDYRRLPDAHSDYARYSGSYNDYLRAAQMHSGYQRRM, via the exons ATGGAGAAGGAAGCAGATGCCAAAGCCGCAATCGCGCAGCTCAACGGCAAAGAAGTGAAGGGCAAGCGCATCAACGTGGAACTCTCCACCAAGGGTCAGAAGAAGGGGCCTGGCCTGGCTGTCCAGTCTGGGGACAAGACCAAGAAACCAGGGGCTGGGGATACGGCCTTCCCTGGAACTGGTGGCTTCTCTGCCACCTTCGACTACCAGCAGGCTTTTGGCAACAGCACTGGTGGCTTTGATGGGCAAGCCCGTCAGCCCACACCACCCTTCTTTGGTCGCGACCGCAGCCCTCTGCGCCGTTCACCTCCCCGAGCCTCTTATGTGGCTCCTCTGACGGCCCAGCCAGCTACCTACCGGGCCCAGCCGTCAGTGTCACTGGGAGCTGCCTACAGGGCCCAGCCTTCTGCCTCTTTGGGTGTTGGCTATCGGACTCAGCCCATGACAGCCCAGGCAGCCTCTTACCGCGCTCAGCCCTCTGTCTCCCTTGGGGCCCCATACAGGGGCCAGCTGGCTAGTCCTAGCTCCCAGTCTGCTGCAGCTTCTTCACTTGGCCCCTATGGTGGAGCCCAGCCCTCGGCCTCGGCCCTTTCCTCCTATGGGGGTCAGGCAGCTGCGGCTTCTTCGCTCAACTCCTATGGGGCTCAGGGTTCCTCCCTTGCCTCCTATGGTAACCAGCCATCCTCTTACGGCGCCCAGGCTGCCTCTTCCTATGGGGTTCGTGCAGCTGCTTCTTCCTACAACACCCAGGGAGCAGCTTCCTCCTTAGGCTCCTACGGGGCTCAGGCAGCCTCCTATGGGGCCCAGTCTGCAGCCTCCTCACTAGCTTATGGAGCCCAGGCAGCTTCTTACAATGCCCAGCCCTCAGCCTCTTACAATGCCCAGTCTGCCCCATATGCTGCACAGCAGGCTGCTTCCTACTCTTCCCAACCTGCTGCCTATGTGGCGCAGCCAGCCACAGCTGCTGCCTATGCCAGCCAGCCAGCAGCCTACGCCGCACAAGCCACTACCCCAATGGCTGGCTCTTATGGGGCCCAGCCAGTTGTCCAGACCCAGCTGAATAGTTACGGGGCCCAAGCATCAATGGGCCTCTCAGGCTCCTATGGGGCTCAGTCGGCTGCTGCGGCCACTGGCTCCTATGGTGCCGCAGCAGCCTACGGGGCCCAACCTTCTGCCACCCTGGCAGCTCCTTACCGCACTCAGTCGTCAGCCTCATTGGCTGCTTCCTATGCTGCCCAGCAGCATCCCCAGGCTGCTGCCTCCTACCGCGGCCAGCCAGGCAATGCCTACGATGGGGCAGGTCAGCCGTCTGCAGCCTACCTGTCCATGTCCCAGGGGGCCGTTGCCAACGCCAACAGCACCCCGCCGCCCTATGAGCGTACCCGCCTCTCCCCACCCCGGGCCAGCTACGACGATCCCTACAAAAAGGCTGTCGCCATGTCGAAAAG GTATGGTTCCGACCGGCGTTTAGCCGAGCTCTCTGATTACCGCCGTTTATCAGAGTCGCAGCTTTCGTTCCGCCGCTCGCCGACAAAGTCCTCGCTGGATTACCGTCGCCTGCCCGATGCCCATTCCGATTACGCACGCTATTCGGGCTCCTATAATGATTACCTGCGGGCGGCTCAGATGCACTCTGGCTACCAGCGCCGCATGTAG
- the LOC126935346 gene encoding RNA-binding protein 14 isoform X1: protein MKIFVGNVDGADTTPEELAALFAPYGTVMSCAVMKQFAFVHMRENAGALRAIEALHGHELRPGRALVVEMSRPRPLNTWKIFVGNVSAACTSQELRSLFERRGRVIECDVVKDYAFVHMEKEADAKAAIAQLNGKEVKGKRINVELSTKGQKKGPGLAVQSGDKTKKPGAGDTAFPGTGGFSATFDYQQAFGNSTGGFDGQARQPTPPFFGRDRSPLRRSPPRASYVAPLTAQPATYRAQPSVSLGAAYRAQPSASLGVGYRTQPMTAQAASYRAQPSVSLGAPYRGQLASPSSQSAAASSLGPYGGAQPSASALSSYGGQAAAASSLNSYGAQGSSLASYGNQPSSYGAQAASSYGVRAAASSYNTQGAASSLGSYGAQAASYGAQSAASSLAYGAQAASYNAQPSASYNAQSAPYAAQQAASYSSQPAAYVAQPATAAAYASQPAAYAAQATTPMAGSYGAQPVVQTQLNSYGAQASMGLSGSYGAQSAAAATGSYGAAAAYGAQPSATLAAPYRTQSSASLAASYAAQQHPQAAASYRGQPGNAYDGAGQPSAAYLSMSQGAVANANSTPPPYERTRLSPPRASYDDPYKKAVAMSKRYGSDRRLAELSDYRRLSESQLSFRRSPTKSSLDYRRLPDAHSDYARYSGSYNDYLRAAQMHSGYQRRM, encoded by the exons ATGAAGATATTCGTGGGCAACGTCGACGGGGCGGATACGACTCCGGAGGAGCTGGCAGCCCTCTTTGCGCCCTATGGCACGGTCATGAGCTGCGCCGTCATGAAACAGTTCGCCTTCGTGCACATGCGCGAGAACGCGGGCGCGCTGCGCGCCATCGAAGCCCTGCACGGCCACGAGCTGCGGCCGGGGCGCGCGCTCGTGGTGGAGATGTCGCGCCCAAGGCCTCTTAATACTTGGAAGATTTTCGTGGGCAATGTGTCGGCTGCATGCACGAGCCAGGAACTGCGCAGCCTCTTCGAGCGTCGCGGACGCGTCATCGAGTGTGACGTGGTGAAAG ACTACGCGTTTGTTCACATGGAGAAGGAAGCAGATGCCAAAGCCGCAATCGCGCAGCTCAACGGCAAAGAAGTGAAGGGCAAGCGCATCAACGTGGAACTCTCCACCAAGGGTCAGAAGAAGGGGCCTGGCCTGGCTGTCCAGTCTGGGGACAAGACCAAGAAACCAGGGGCTGGGGATACGGCCTTCCCTGGAACTGGTGGCTTCTCTGCCACCTTCGACTACCAGCAGGCTTTTGGCAACAGCACTGGTGGCTTTGATGGGCAAGCCCGTCAGCCCACACCACCCTTCTTTGGTCGCGACCGCAGCCCTCTGCGCCGTTCACCTCCCCGAGCCTCTTATGTGGCTCCTCTGACGGCCCAGCCAGCTACCTACCGGGCCCAGCCGTCAGTGTCACTGGGAGCTGCCTACAGGGCCCAGCCTTCTGCCTCTTTGGGTGTTGGCTATCGGACTCAGCCCATGACAGCCCAGGCAGCCTCTTACCGCGCTCAGCCCTCTGTCTCCCTTGGGGCCCCATACAGGGGCCAGCTGGCTAGTCCTAGCTCCCAGTCTGCTGCAGCTTCTTCACTTGGCCCCTATGGTGGAGCCCAGCCCTCGGCCTCGGCCCTTTCCTCCTATGGGGGTCAGGCAGCTGCGGCTTCTTCGCTCAACTCCTATGGGGCTCAGGGTTCCTCCCTTGCCTCCTATGGTAACCAGCCATCCTCTTACGGCGCCCAGGCTGCCTCTTCCTATGGGGTTCGTGCAGCTGCTTCTTCCTACAACACCCAGGGAGCAGCTTCCTCCTTAGGCTCCTACGGGGCTCAGGCAGCCTCCTATGGGGCCCAGTCTGCAGCCTCCTCACTAGCTTATGGAGCCCAGGCAGCTTCTTACAATGCCCAGCCCTCAGCCTCTTACAATGCCCAGTCTGCCCCATATGCTGCACAGCAGGCTGCTTCCTACTCTTCCCAACCTGCTGCCTATGTGGCGCAGCCAGCCACAGCTGCTGCCTATGCCAGCCAGCCAGCAGCCTACGCCGCACAAGCCACTACCCCAATGGCTGGCTCTTATGGGGCCCAGCCAGTTGTCCAGACCCAGCTGAATAGTTACGGGGCCCAAGCATCAATGGGCCTCTCAGGCTCCTATGGGGCTCAGTCGGCTGCTGCGGCCACTGGCTCCTATGGTGCCGCAGCAGCCTACGGGGCCCAACCTTCTGCCACCCTGGCAGCTCCTTACCGCACTCAGTCGTCAGCCTCATTGGCTGCTTCCTATGCTGCCCAGCAGCATCCCCAGGCTGCTGCCTCCTACCGCGGCCAGCCAGGCAATGCCTACGATGGGGCAGGTCAGCCGTCTGCAGCCTACCTGTCCATGTCCCAGGGGGCCGTTGCCAACGCCAACAGCACCCCGCCGCCCTATGAGCGTACCCGCCTCTCCCCACCCCGGGCCAGCTACGACGATCCCTACAAAAAGGCTGTCGCCATGTCGAAAAG GTATGGTTCCGACCGGCGTTTAGCCGAGCTCTCTGATTACCGCCGTTTATCAGAGTCGCAGCTTTCGTTCCGCCGCTCGCCGACAAAGTCCTCGCTGGATTACCGTCGCCTGCCCGATGCCCATTCCGATTACGCACGCTATTCGGGCTCCTATAATGATTACCTGCGGGCGGCTCAGATGCACTCTGGCTACCAGCGCCGCATGTAG
- the CCDC87 gene encoding coiled-coil domain-containing protein 87, whose product MEPPKHKPELQRFYHRLLRPLSLFPTRATSPEPQKRPKQEGRILQSFPLAKLTVASLCSQVAKLLSSSGMAARVPPEARLRLIKVILDELKCNWREPPAELSLSHKNNHKLRKRLEAYVLLSSEQLFLRYLHLLVTMSTPRGVFTESATLTRLAASLARDCTLFLTSPDVYRGLLTDFQALLRAEQASGGVDKLRPVCPAGTFKLCPIPWPHSTGFAQVQCSNLNLNYLIQLSRPPEFLNEPGKMDPVKELKSIPRLKRKKPLHWPPSIGKKREIDISSSQMVSLRSYPVAPTSRASPLPFYSELRRGQSMPSLREGWRLADELGLPPLRSRPLTPLVLATESKPELTGHIVAEDLKQLIKKMKLEGTRYPPLDSGLPPLLGVVTRHPAAGHHLEELEKMLRNLQEEETSGQWDPQPPKSFPLHPQPVTITLKLRNEVVVQAAAVRVSDRNFLDSFHIEGAGALYNHLAGELDPKAIEKMDIDNFVGSTTREVYKELMSHVSSDHLHFDQGPLVEPAADKDWSTFLSSAFLRQEKQSQIINPELVGLYSQRANTLQSNTEMMPSLPSPQATKSWEKWSNKASLMNSWKTTLSVDDYFKYLTNHETDFLHVIFQMHEEEVPVEIVAPVRESLEIQHPPPLLEDEEPDFVPGEWDWNTVLEHRLGAGKTTHLGESHKILSLQKRLEQLWSVLEVPDKDQVDMVIKYSSKARLRQLPSLVNAWERALKPIRLREALLARLEWFEGQASNPNRFFKKTNLSSSHFLEEDQIRSHLHRKLNLMESSLASLLEEIELIFGEPVIFKGRRYLDKMKSDKVEMLYWLQQQRRVRHLVSALKDPHQSASL is encoded by the coding sequence ATGGAGCCTCCGAAGCACAAGCCTGAGCTCCAGCGGTTTTACCACCGGTTGCTGCGTCCGCTGTCGCTCTTCCCCACTAGGGCGACGTCCCCAGAGCCTCAGAAGCGCCCCAAGCAGGAGGGCCGGATTCTACAGTCCTTCCCTCTCGCGAAGCTGACGGTGGCGTCTCTGTGCAGCCAGGTGGCCAAGCTGCTTTCCAGCAGTGGGATGGCAGCGCGAGTGCCTCCTGAGGCTCGACTACGTCTCATCAAGGTCATCCTGGACGAGCTGAAGTGCAATTGGCGGGAGCCGCCCGCCGAACTTAGTCTGAGCCACAAAAACAACCACAAGCTGCGGAAGCGGCTCGAGGCTTACGTGCTGCTGAGCAGTGAACAGCTCTTCTTGCGCTACTTGCACCTGTTGGTGACCATGTCGACCCCCAGAGGGGTCTTCACTGAATCAGCCACGCTCACCCGGTTGGCGGCCAGCCTTGCCAGGGACTGCACACTCTTCCTCACTAGTCCCGACGTCTACCGTGGCCTGCTCACCGACTTCCAGGCCCTGCTGAGGGCAGAGCAGGCCTCTGGAGGTGTGGACAAGCTGCGCCCTGTCTGCCCCGCTGGGACATTCAAGTTGTGCCCTATCCCCTGGCCTCACAGCACTGGCTTCGCCCAAGTGCAGTGCTCTAACCTCAACCTGAACTACCTCATCCAACTCAGCCGTCCACCAGAGTTTCTCAATGAGCCAGGAAAGATGGATCCAGTGAAGGAATTGAAGTCCATCCCTCGGTTGAAGAGGAAAAAGCCTCTCCACTGGCCACCCTCcataggaaagaagagagaaatcgACATCAGTTCCTCACAGATGGTGTCGCTGCGCAGCTATCCTGTGGCCCCCACCAGCAGGGCTTCCCCCTTGCCTTTCTACTCTGAGCTCCGGAGAGGCCAATCCATGCCCTCCCTGCGTGAGGGCTGGAGGCTGGCAGATGAGTTGGGCCTTCCTCCACTCCGATCTCGCCCCTTAACCCCGCTGGTCTTGGCTACAGAGAGCAAACCAGAGCTGACTGGGCACATCGTGGCTGAGGATCTGAAGCAGTTGATAAAGAAGATGAAGTTGGAGGGGACTCGCTACCCACCACTGGACTCAGGCCTGCCTCCTCTCCTTGGGGTTGTGACCCGTCACCCAGCTGCAGGGCATCACCTGGAGGAGCTGGAGAAGATGTTGAGGAACCTCCAGGAGGAAGAAACCTCTGGGCAGTGGGACCCCCAGCCCCCCAAATCCTTTCCACTTCACCCACAACCAGTGACCATTACTTTGAAGCTTAGAAATGAGGTCGTGGTCCAGGCGGCTGCCGTACGGGTCTCTGATAGAAACTTCTTAGACTCTTTCCACATTGAGGGGGCCGGAGCCCTGTATAACCATCTGGCTGGTGAACTGGATCCCAAAGCCATTGAAAAAATGGATATTGATAACTTCGTTGGCAGTACTACCAGGGAGGTCTACAAGGAGTTGATGAGCCATGTCTCTTCTGACCACTTACATTTCGATCAAGGGCCCCTAGTTGAGCCTGCAGCAGATAAAGACTGGTCGACCTTCCTGTCCTCAGCCTTTCTACGTCAAGAAAAACAGTCTCAAATCATCAACCCTGAGCTGGTTGGACTTTACTCCCAGAGAGCAAACACTTTACAGTCCAATACTGAGATGATGCCCTCCCTCCCATCACCCCAAGCTACCAAAAGCTGGGAGAAGTGGTCAAACAAGGCCTCCTTGATGAACTCGTGGAAAACCACCTTGTCTGTGGATGACTACTTCAAGTACCTCACCAACCATGAAACAGATTTCCTTCATGTCATCTTTCAAATGCATGAAGAAGAGGTTCCTGTGGAGATTGTGGCTCCTGTCAGAGAGTCCCTAGAGATTCAGCACCCTCCCCCATTGCTAGAAGATGAAGAACCAGACTTTGTGCCAGGAGAGTGGGATTGGAACACCGTGCTAGAGCACAGGCTAGGAGCTGGGAAGACCACCCACCTGGGAGAATCTCACAAAATCCTGAGCCTGCAGAAGCGTCTGGAACAACTGTGGTCTGTGCTTGAGGTCCCCGACAAGGACCAGGTGGACATGGTCATTAAATACAGTTCCAAAGCCCGCCTGAGACAGCTGCCTTCATTGGTGAATGCCTGGGAGCGAGCCCTGAAGCCCATCCGGCTGCGGGAGGCGTTGCTGGCGAGACTAGAGTGGTTTGAGGGACAAGCTTCCAACCCCAACCGCTTCTTCAAAAAGACCAACTTGAGCTCCAGTCACTTCCTGGAGGAGGATCAGATCCGAAGCCATCTCCACAGGAAGCTCAACTTAATGGAGTCTTCTTTGGCTTCTCTCCTGGAGGAGATTGAGTTAATCTTTGGCGAGCCAGTGATCTTCAAGGGGCGGCGCTACCTGGACAAGATGAAGAGTGACAAAGTGGAGATGCTCTATTGGCTGCAACAGCAGCGGCGGGTTCGCCACCTGGTCTCGGCCCTGAAGGATCCCCATCAGTCAGCCAGCCTTTAG